A genomic segment from Pyrodictium occultum encodes:
- a CDS encoding NOB1 family endonuclease, translating to MEKAYVLDTTAFIARWPLYAPGSGRLYTTSLVVEEVRDSWSREGLELALGLGRVEVRDPRPAALRRVLREAARAGLHSSLSRTDTSVAALALELAEEGLPVVVVTDDYAVQNLAAILGLEYMPLRTRGIERVEDYIVACPACGYVSRRPGERVCPVCGTPLRRVRRRGRRR from the coding sequence GCCAGGTGGCCCCTCTACGCCCCGGGGAGCGGGAGGCTCTACACCACCAGCCTCGTGGTGGAGGAGGTGCGGGACAGCTGGAGCAGGGAGGGCCTGGAGCTGGCCCTGGGGCTCGGCAGGGTGGAGGTAAGGGACCCGAGGCCGGCGGCTCTAAGGCGGGTCCTCCGCGAGGCCGCCCGGGCCGGGCTCCACTCCTCGCTCAGCCGGACGGACACTAGCGTGGCCGCGCTGGCGCTGGAGCTGGCTGAGGAGGGGCTGCCCGTGGTGGTCGTGACAGACGACTACGCCGTCCAGAACCTCGCGGCCATCCTGGGGCTCGAGTACATGCCGCTCCGCACCCGGGGGATAGAGAGGGTCGAGGACTACATCGTCGCCTGCCCCGCCTGCGGCTACGTCTCCCGGAGGCCAGGGGAGAGGGTCTGCCCGGTATGCGGCACCCCGCTCCGGAGGGTGAGGAGAAGGGGGAGGAGGAGGTAG